Proteins encoded within one genomic window of Cryptosporangium aurantiacum:
- a CDS encoding carbamate kinase: MRVVIALGGNAMTSADGSARPEDQIAAIRRAGASIAAVVAAGAEVVLTHGNGPQVGNLLVKNEMAAHVVPPVTLDWCGAQTQGTVGFVLLNELQARLPDQPVAALVTRALVDAHDPGFVNPSKPIGRYLSGAEAAVMIQHGQLWEDRGERGWRRIVASPEPRAVLDAPAVRTLLDAGYVVVCNGGGGVPVVREPDGRLRGVEAVIDKDLGAALLAHALDADVLVIATDVEAAVVGWGTPQARALGEVGVAELRRLATEGHFASGSMGPKVEAACRFAENGGRSVITSLDFIADAVQKTVGTVVTKEI; the protein is encoded by the coding sequence ATGCGGGTCGTGATCGCTCTCGGTGGGAACGCGATGACCTCGGCGGACGGCAGCGCCCGTCCCGAGGACCAGATCGCGGCAATTCGTCGCGCGGGCGCTTCGATCGCGGCGGTCGTCGCCGCGGGGGCCGAAGTCGTGCTCACCCACGGCAACGGGCCCCAGGTCGGCAACCTGCTGGTGAAGAACGAGATGGCCGCCCACGTGGTGCCGCCGGTGACGCTGGACTGGTGCGGCGCTCAGACCCAGGGCACGGTCGGCTTCGTGCTGCTCAACGAGCTGCAGGCCAGGCTGCCGGATCAGCCGGTCGCGGCCCTGGTGACGCGCGCGCTCGTCGACGCCCACGACCCCGGGTTCGTGAACCCGTCCAAGCCGATCGGCCGCTACCTGAGCGGCGCCGAGGCCGCGGTGATGATCCAGCACGGCCAGCTCTGGGAGGACCGCGGCGAGCGGGGCTGGCGCCGCATCGTGGCCTCCCCGGAGCCGCGAGCCGTCCTCGACGCCCCCGCCGTCAGGACCCTGCTCGACGCCGGTTACGTCGTCGTCTGCAACGGCGGCGGCGGCGTCCCGGTCGTCCGGGAGCCGGACGGCCGGCTGCGCGGGGTGGAGGCCGTGATCGACAAAGATCTCGGCGCCGCGCTGCTGGCGCACGCGCTCGACGCCGACGTGCTGGTGATCGCGACCGACGTGGAGGCCGCGGTGGTCGGCTGGGGCACCCCGCAAGCCCGCGCGCTCGGCGAGGTCGGCGTCGCCGAGCTGCGCCGGTTGGCCACCGAGGGCCACTTCGCGTCCGGTTCGATGGGCCCGAAGGTCGAGGCCGCGTGCCGATTCGCCGAAAATGGTGGCCGCTCGGTGATCACGTCACTCGACTTCATCGCGGACGCCGTCCAGAAGACCGTGGGAACCGTAGTAACTAAGGAGATCTAG
- a CDS encoding CaiB/BaiF CoA transferase family protein has translation MGSNGPLDGVLVVDLSRALAGPHAAMMLGDLGARVIKIENPTGGDDTRSWGPPFVGPDDSVSTYFLSCNRNKESVTLDLKSDDGKDVLRRLVERADVLVENFRPGVLDRLGFDVARLHELNPRLVVLSITGFGHDGPEGGRAGYDQIAQGEAGLMSLTGPSADEPTRVGVPIGDLLAGMYGAYGVVAALHERNETGRGRVVRTSLLAAIVGVHAFQGTRYTVAGEVPTASGNHHPSIAPYGLFHCADGTLQISVGSEALWRRFIAAFPSLDRPEFGTNPDRVRRRDEVIKAVDSVFAEWALADLLPKLAEIGVPAGEVRSLDRVYDWEQTRSQGLLVDVDHPVLGPITLPGPPLRFDSNAYAGGRQEHVSPPTLGQHTESVLAWLDETP, from the coding sequence GTGGGGTCGAACGGACCGTTGGACGGCGTTCTGGTGGTGGACCTGTCCCGGGCGCTCGCCGGGCCGCATGCCGCGATGATGCTCGGTGACCTGGGTGCGCGGGTGATCAAGATCGAGAACCCGACCGGCGGTGACGACACCCGCTCCTGGGGCCCGCCGTTCGTCGGCCCGGACGACTCGGTGTCGACGTACTTCCTCTCGTGCAACCGGAACAAGGAGTCGGTGACGCTCGACCTCAAGTCCGACGACGGCAAGGACGTGCTGCGTCGGCTGGTCGAGCGGGCGGACGTGCTGGTGGAGAACTTCCGGCCGGGTGTCCTCGACCGGCTCGGTTTTGACGTTGCTCGGCTTCACGAGTTGAACCCCCGGCTGGTCGTGCTCAGCATCACCGGGTTCGGGCACGACGGACCGGAGGGCGGCCGCGCCGGGTACGACCAGATCGCGCAGGGCGAGGCGGGCCTGATGTCGCTGACCGGGCCGTCCGCCGACGAGCCCACCCGGGTCGGCGTGCCGATCGGTGACCTGCTGGCCGGCATGTACGGCGCGTACGGCGTCGTGGCGGCGCTGCACGAGCGCAACGAGACCGGGCGTGGACGGGTGGTGCGCACCAGCTTGCTCGCGGCCATCGTCGGCGTGCACGCGTTCCAGGGCACCCGGTACACGGTCGCCGGGGAGGTGCCGACCGCGTCCGGTAACCACCACCCGTCGATCGCGCCGTACGGGCTGTTCCACTGCGCCGACGGGACGCTGCAGATCTCGGTGGGGTCCGAGGCGCTGTGGCGTCGGTTCATCGCGGCGTTCCCCTCGCTGGACCGGCCGGAGTTCGGAACGAATCCCGATCGGGTCCGTCGCCGGGACGAGGTGATCAAGGCCGTCGATTCGGTCTTCGCGGAGTGGGCGCTCGCCGACCTGCTGCCGAAGCTCGCCGAAATCGGCGTACCGGCCGGGGAGGTGCGGTCGCTGGACCGGGTGTACGACTGGGAGCAGACCCGGTCGCAGGGGCTGCTCGTCGATGTCGACCACCCGGTGCTCGGGCCGATCACGCTGCCCGGGCCGCCGTTGCGGTTCGACTCCAACGCGTACGCGGGTGGTCGGCAGGAGCACGTCTCCCCGCCGACGCTCGGTCAGCACACGGAGTCCGTCCTGGCCTGGCTCGACGAGACGCCCTGA
- the cysS gene encoding cysteine--tRNA ligase, translating into MTLRLYDTASRSIRDFVPVTPGRCGIYLCGPTVQSGPHIGHLRSAVNYDVLRRWLTRSGYEVTFVQNVTDIDDKVLAKAGDLEWWALAYANERAFADGYATLGCLPPTIAPRATGHVPEMIELMHTLINRGHAYASEGDVYFDVISYPEYGALSGQRIDHVQGDGADDHCKRDPRDFALWKGRKPEEPASASWPTPWGPGRPGWHLECSAMAGRYLGETFDIHGGGLDLVFPHHENEIAQSKAAGFGFANYWVHHALLNLGPEKMSKSIGNVIDLAHVLGLVRAVEVRYYLATPHYRSTIDYSEESLLEAAVGYRRIENFVERATERVGAVEPALAPAFVNALDDDLGTPAGIASVHEAVRAGNAALAAGDDAAVRSALAEVRGGLEVFGLDPAEWAASGGDSGELRGVVDSLVAVALEQRQAARARKDYGAADSIRDQLKEAGIVVEDTPAGPRWTL; encoded by the coding sequence GTGACGCTCCGTCTCTATGACACCGCCAGCAGGTCGATCCGCGATTTCGTCCCGGTCACCCCGGGGCGTTGCGGGATCTACCTGTGCGGTCCGACGGTGCAGTCCGGTCCGCACATCGGGCACCTGCGCTCGGCAGTCAACTATGACGTGCTGCGGCGCTGGCTGACCCGCTCGGGTTACGAGGTCACGTTCGTCCAGAACGTCACCGACATCGACGACAAGGTTCTCGCCAAGGCGGGCGACCTCGAGTGGTGGGCGCTCGCGTACGCCAACGAGCGCGCGTTCGCCGACGGTTACGCGACGCTCGGCTGCCTCCCGCCGACGATCGCTCCGCGGGCGACCGGTCACGTGCCCGAGATGATCGAGCTGATGCACACGCTCATCAACCGCGGCCACGCGTACGCGTCCGAGGGTGACGTGTACTTCGACGTCATCTCCTACCCCGAGTACGGCGCGCTGTCCGGGCAGCGGATCGACCACGTGCAGGGTGACGGCGCGGACGATCACTGCAAGCGTGACCCGCGGGACTTCGCGCTGTGGAAGGGCCGTAAGCCGGAGGAGCCGGCGAGCGCGTCCTGGCCGACGCCCTGGGGCCCCGGTCGTCCGGGTTGGCACCTGGAGTGCTCCGCGATGGCCGGCCGGTACCTCGGCGAGACGTTCGACATCCACGGCGGCGGCCTCGACCTGGTGTTCCCGCACCACGAGAACGAGATCGCGCAGTCCAAGGCCGCCGGGTTCGGGTTCGCGAACTACTGGGTGCACCACGCGCTGCTGAACCTCGGCCCGGAGAAGATGAGCAAGTCGATCGGCAACGTGATCGACCTCGCCCACGTCCTGGGTCTGGTGCGGGCCGTCGAGGTGCGCTACTACCTGGCGACCCCGCACTACCGTTCGACGATCGACTACAGCGAGGAATCGCTGCTCGAAGCCGCGGTCGGCTACCGGCGGATCGAGAACTTCGTCGAGCGGGCGACCGAGCGGGTGGGCGCGGTCGAGCCGGCGTTGGCGCCGGCGTTCGTCAACGCGCTCGACGACGACCTGGGCACGCCGGCCGGGATCGCGTCCGTGCACGAGGCGGTGCGGGCCGGTAACGCGGCGCTGGCGGCCGGTGACGACGCCGCGGTGCGGTCGGCGCTGGCCGAGGTGCGCGGCGGCCTGGAGGTCTTCGGGCTCGACCCGGCGGAGTGGGCCGCGTCCGGCGGTGACTCCGGTGAGCTGCGGGGCGTCGTCGACTCGTTGGTGGCAGTTGCTCTCGAGCAGCGTCAAGCTGCGCGGGCGCGGAAGGACTACGGCGCCGCAGACAGCATCCGGGACCAGCTCAAAGAGGCCGGTATCGTGGTGGAGGACACTCCAGCGGGTCCACGCTGGACCCTGTAA
- a CDS encoding SigE family RNA polymerase sigma factor, translating into MDDEYHEYVRSALPALRRLAYVLCQDGHRADDLVQGALVKLYLHWGKARAATNRDAYARTVLVRVFLGEKRAGWARRVVLVDRLPDVASTGPDPAATLALRAALATLPAKQRAALVLRYYADLSVDETAEALGCPANTVKSHTARGIAALRRVLPDETHPADTRSGR; encoded by the coding sequence GTGGACGACGAGTACCACGAGTACGTCCGGTCCGCGCTACCGGCGTTACGTCGGCTGGCGTACGTCCTCTGCCAGGACGGTCACCGGGCCGACGACCTCGTGCAAGGCGCGCTCGTGAAGCTGTACCTGCACTGGGGCAAGGCGCGGGCCGCGACCAACCGGGACGCGTACGCCCGCACGGTGCTGGTCCGGGTATTTCTCGGCGAGAAGCGCGCGGGCTGGGCGCGCCGCGTGGTCCTGGTCGACCGGCTGCCGGACGTCGCGTCCACCGGCCCGGATCCGGCCGCCACGCTGGCCCTGCGGGCCGCGTTGGCGACCCTGCCTGCCAAGCAGCGTGCCGCGTTGGTCCTCCGTTACTACGCAGACCTTTCGGTGGACGAGACGGCTGAGGCGCTCGGCTGCCCGGCGAACACGGTGAAGAGCCACACCGCACGGGGCATCGCGGCGCTGCGCCGCGTACTCCCCGACGAAACCCACCCCGCCGACACGAGGAGTGGACGATGA
- a CDS encoding nucleotidyltransferase family protein, protein MSIVGIVLAAGAGRRFGRPKALVEYQGERFVDRAVRLLRDGGCDSVLVVAGAAPLTVDGATVVDNPGWDEGMGSSVRVGLTAASAADAVVLVPVDTPFLGPDAVQRLISAYRDGASVVAATYRGTRGHPVLIAAQHWDAVRAGARGDVGARAFLAANPALITPVACDDTGRPDDVDTPDALR, encoded by the coding sequence GTGAGCATCGTCGGGATCGTGCTCGCGGCCGGCGCGGGGCGCCGCTTCGGCCGCCCCAAGGCCCTGGTCGAGTACCAGGGTGAACGTTTCGTCGACCGGGCCGTGCGCCTGCTGCGCGACGGTGGCTGCGATTCCGTGCTCGTGGTGGCCGGCGCGGCCCCGCTGACCGTCGACGGCGCGACCGTCGTCGACAACCCCGGGTGGGACGAGGGCATGGGCTCGTCGGTCCGGGTAGGCCTGACGGCCGCTTCCGCGGCCGATGCGGTGGTGCTGGTCCCGGTCGACACACCCTTTCTCGGTCCGGACGCCGTACAGCGGCTGATCTCGGCGTACCGCGACGGCGCATCGGTGGTGGCGGCGACCTACCGCGGCACGCGTGGCCATCCGGTGCTGATCGCGGCGCAACACTGGGACGCCGTGCGGGCCGGGGCCCGGGGCGACGTCGGCGCTCGCGCGTTCCTCGCCGCCAACCCCGCCCTGATCACGCCGGTTGCCTGCGACGACACCGGCCGCCCCGACGACGTCGACACCCCGGACGCCCTCCGTTAG
- a CDS encoding DUF3592 domain-containing protein, with protein MAGVITGSILLLFGLTMWFLGWRRGLARNTAKVRCLPAVAEILERENLTGVSGYLYHVEFTTADGQQIRTKTWPRQAGVRDAGDQMPIRYEPDKPTEAYFDHPDDIGGPPGRNVILPAAVFVFGGLFLALGSIPDL; from the coding sequence ATGGCAGGCGTCATCACCGGAAGCATCCTTCTGCTGTTCGGTCTCACGATGTGGTTCCTCGGCTGGCGACGCGGGCTGGCCCGCAACACCGCGAAGGTTCGGTGCCTTCCGGCCGTCGCCGAGATCCTGGAGCGGGAGAACCTCACCGGCGTTTCGGGCTACCTCTACCACGTCGAATTCACGACCGCAGACGGGCAGCAGATCCGCACGAAGACCTGGCCCCGCCAAGCCGGCGTGCGGGACGCCGGCGACCAGATGCCGATCCGCTACGAGCCCGACAAGCCGACCGAGGCCTACTTCGATCACCCCGACGACATCGGCGGCCCACCCGGGAGGAACGTCATCCTTCCCGCGGCCGTGTTCGTCTTCGGAGGCCTGTTCCTGGCGCTCGGCAGCATCCCGGACCTCTGA
- the rlmB gene encoding 23S rRNA (guanosine(2251)-2'-O)-methyltransferase RlmB, protein MPGNSQRPNRRKAGTKKGPVVGSGGQRRKGLEGKGPTPKAVDRFKHPASKRAASAARRTASPSADRARTSPGRRAQGSREGAELLVGRNPVVEALRAEIPASALFLALGVDIDERINEAVQTAGDRGLSIIEVSRTELDRMTGGVLHQGIGLKVPPYAYADLPDVLAEVSGPPLLVALDGVTDPRNLGAVVRSAAAFGASGVILPERRAAGMTATAWRTSAGAAARLPVARVTNLTRTLRSLQEQGFTVLGLDADGEVSSDSLEVGTDPVVIVVGSEGRGLSRLVGEACDQRVSIPMTSDTESLNASVAAAVLLAEVARQRRQS, encoded by the coding sequence ATGCCCGGCAACAGCCAGCGCCCCAACCGCCGCAAGGCGGGCACCAAGAAGGGGCCGGTCGTCGGTTCGGGTGGCCAGCGCCGCAAAGGGCTGGAAGGCAAGGGCCCGACGCCGAAGGCCGTTGACCGGTTCAAGCACCCCGCGTCGAAGCGGGCGGCCTCGGCGGCGCGGCGTACCGCGTCGCCGTCGGCCGACCGGGCCCGCACGAGCCCCGGGCGCCGTGCCCAGGGCTCGCGGGAGGGTGCCGAGCTGCTCGTCGGGCGCAACCCGGTGGTGGAGGCGTTGCGGGCCGAGATCCCGGCCAGCGCGTTGTTCCTGGCTCTCGGCGTCGACATCGACGAGCGGATCAACGAGGCGGTGCAGACCGCGGGTGACCGCGGCCTGTCGATCATCGAGGTCAGCCGCACCGAGCTCGACCGGATGACCGGGGGAGTGCTGCACCAGGGCATCGGGCTGAAGGTGCCGCCGTACGCGTACGCGGATCTGCCGGACGTGCTGGCGGAGGTGTCGGGGCCGCCGCTGCTGGTGGCGCTGGATGGGGTGACGGATCCGCGCAACCTTGGTGCGGTGGTGCGATCGGCTGCGGCGTTCGGTGCTTCCGGGGTGATTCTTCCGGAACGGCGTGCGGCGGGCATGACCGCCACTGCCTGGCGGACGTCGGCCGGTGCGGCGGCTCGTCTGCCGGTGGCTCGCGTCACGAACCTCACCCGGACGCTACGGTCGCTGCAGGAGCAGGGGTTCACCGTTCTCGGTCTGGACGCCGACGGCGAGGTGAGTTCCGACTCGTTGGAGGTCGGCACCGATCCGGTCGTGATCGTCGTGGGCTCGGAGGGCCGCGGGTTGTCCCGGCTGGTCGGCGAGGCCTGTGACCAGCGGGTTTCGATCCCGATGACGAGCGACACCGAGTCGTTGAACGCGTCGGTGGCGGCGGCTGTGCTGCTGGCCGAAGTGGCTCGGCAGCGCCGCCAGTCCTGA
- a CDS encoding carboxyl transferase domain-containing protein, whose translation MTRRRLSARELIESALDQDSWESWDEPVTDPADADEDYRALLAAAREKTGVDEAVLTGAGRMRGRRVAVVVGEFRFLAGSIGVATARRVAAAVERATREGLPLIAAPTSGGTRMQEGTVAFLQMANMTRAVTAHKAAGLPYLVYLRHPTTGGVFASWGSLGHVTVAEPEALIGFLGPRVYELLNGREFPSGVQTGENLFAHGLVDAVLPPEQVTDLAARTLDILCSPRSGLPRPSDVPREELADIPAWESVTRSRRADRPGVRRLLKHAAQPVIPLHGTQQGETGSGMRLALARFGAAPAVVLGQDRRGQTAESPLDPAALRTARRGMRLAQELRLPLVTIIDTPGAALSQQAEEGGLAGEIARCLADLIELPTPTLCVLLGEGTGGGALALLPADRVIAAEHAWLSPLPPEGASAIVHRTTERAPEMAAAQGVRARDLLANGIVDRIVAERPDAADEPEAFLARLGRVIEHELVGLLDQEPEKRITNRTDRYRRIGG comes from the coding sequence GTGACCCGACGCCGGCTTTCCGCCCGCGAACTCATCGAGAGTGCGCTCGATCAGGACAGCTGGGAGTCGTGGGACGAACCGGTCACCGATCCGGCCGACGCCGATGAGGACTACCGCGCGTTGCTGGCGGCCGCCCGGGAGAAGACCGGTGTGGACGAGGCAGTGCTCACCGGCGCCGGCCGGATGCGCGGCCGCCGGGTCGCCGTTGTGGTCGGGGAGTTCCGGTTCCTGGCCGGCTCGATCGGCGTCGCCACCGCCCGCCGCGTCGCCGCCGCCGTGGAGCGTGCCACCCGCGAGGGCCTGCCGCTGATCGCCGCACCGACGTCCGGCGGCACCCGGATGCAGGAGGGCACGGTCGCGTTCCTGCAGATGGCGAACATGACCAGGGCGGTGACCGCGCACAAGGCGGCGGGCCTGCCCTACCTGGTGTACCTGCGGCACCCCACTACCGGCGGTGTGTTCGCGTCCTGGGGTTCGCTCGGCCACGTGACGGTCGCCGAGCCGGAGGCTCTGATCGGCTTCCTCGGTCCGCGTGTGTACGAGCTGCTCAACGGGCGGGAGTTCCCGTCCGGCGTCCAGACCGGCGAGAACCTGTTCGCACACGGCCTGGTCGACGCGGTCCTCCCGCCCGAGCAGGTCACCGACCTGGCCGCGCGGACGCTGGACATCCTCTGTTCGCCCCGGAGCGGGTTGCCTCGGCCGTCCGACGTGCCGCGCGAGGAGCTCGCCGACATACCGGCCTGGGAGTCGGTGACCCGCTCCCGCCGCGCCGACCGGCCGGGCGTCCGCAGGTTGTTGAAGCACGCGGCGCAGCCGGTGATCCCGCTGCACGGAACCCAGCAGGGTGAGACCGGCTCGGGCATGCGGCTGGCGCTGGCCCGCTTCGGCGCGGCACCGGCCGTCGTCCTGGGGCAGGACCGGCGTGGGCAGACCGCGGAGAGCCCACTGGACCCGGCGGCACTCCGGACCGCACGCCGCGGCATGCGGCTGGCGCAGGAACTGCGCCTGCCGCTGGTGACGATCATCGACACACCCGGTGCGGCGCTGTCCCAGCAGGCCGAGGAGGGCGGGCTGGCCGGCGAGATCGCGCGGTGCCTCGCCGACCTGATCGAGCTGCCGACGCCGACGCTCTGCGTCCTGCTCGGGGAGGGCACCGGCGGTGGGGCGCTGGCGCTGTTGCCCGCCGACCGGGTGATCGCGGCCGAGCACGCGTGGTTGTCGCCGCTGCCGCCGGAGGGCGCGTCGGCGATCGTCCACCGGACCACCGAGCGGGCACCGGAGATGGCCGCCGCGCAGGGCGTCCGGGCCCGTGACCTGCTGGCGAACGGCATCGTCGATCGGATCGTCGCCGAACGTCCGGACGCGGCGGACGAGCCAGAGGCGTTCCTGGCTCGGCTCGGACGGGTGATCGAGCACGAGTTGGTCGGACTGCTCGATCAGGAGCCGGAAAAGCGCATCACCAACCGCACCGATCGTTACCGCCGCATCGGCGGCTGA
- a CDS encoding TolB family protein, whose translation MISTTLRTAASVGTAFVGATLALTSPALGAHAQAAEAQAGHPAGSAWTANSDGRLLVDNGRDMDQVAAGSTKTLLAGEAFQRKYGAYSKDGRKIVYSDQGRTGFGAQVWIMNADGSGRRQLTKLDTEAFGPELSPNGALIAYQSQGAVWVMKADGTGARKVSRDGFYYGTGISWAPDSTRFAVTRGQLDERSGEPFNIEVVTVKADGTRETALTRNGGDKNSPAWSPDGRTIVFSHATAGGNYDLWTMKADGTSSRQITRTPSVGEQDTVWAPTGTSIAYAAWAQATESEPRVMKAKADGTAAKSLNAVGYPTSWS comes from the coding sequence ATGATCAGCACCACGCTCCGGACTGCGGCGTCGGTCGGCACGGCGTTCGTCGGGGCGACGCTCGCCCTCACCAGCCCGGCCCTGGGAGCCCACGCGCAGGCCGCTGAGGCACAGGCGGGGCACCCGGCCGGTTCGGCCTGGACCGCGAACAGCGACGGCCGCCTGCTGGTCGACAACGGCCGCGACATGGACCAGGTCGCCGCGGGCAGCACCAAGACCCTGCTCGCCGGTGAGGCCTTCCAGCGCAAGTACGGCGCGTACTCCAAGGACGGCCGCAAGATCGTCTACTCCGACCAGGGACGCACCGGCTTCGGCGCGCAGGTCTGGATCATGAACGCCGACGGCTCCGGCCGCCGCCAGCTCACCAAGCTCGACACCGAGGCGTTCGGCCCCGAGCTCTCCCCGAACGGCGCGCTGATCGCGTACCAGAGCCAGGGCGCGGTCTGGGTGATGAAGGCGGACGGCACCGGCGCCCGCAAGGTCTCCCGGGACGGCTTCTACTACGGCACCGGCATCAGCTGGGCCCCCGACAGCACCCGCTTCGCGGTGACCCGCGGCCAGCTCGACGAGCGCAGCGGCGAGCCGTTCAACATCGAGGTCGTCACCGTCAAGGCCGACGGCACCCGCGAGACCGCGCTGACCCGCAACGGTGGCGACAAGAACAGCCCGGCCTGGAGCCCCGACGGCAGGACGATCGTGTTCAGCCACGCCACCGCCGGTGGCAACTACGACCTCTGGACGATGAAGGCCGACGGTACGAGCAGCCGCCAGATCACCCGCACGCCGAGCGTCGGCGAGCAGGACACGGTGTGGGCGCCGACCGGCACCTCGATCGCGTACGCCGCGTGGGCGCAGGCCACCGAGAGCGAGCCGCGGGTGATGAAGGCCAAGGCCGACGGCACCGCCGCCAAGTCGCTGAACGCCGTCGGCTACCCGACCAGCTGGAGCTGA
- a CDS encoding ring-opening amidohydrolase codes for MPDAIEVRKVPILNVSDASGLAQLIDDKIIDADRVIAVIGKTEGNGGVNDYTRIIADRAFREVLVEKGTRSADEVKQIPIVWSGGTDGVLSPHATVFATIPRGEEEKTDEPRLTVGFAMSEVLQPEDIGRVAMVEKVAAAVKVAMERAGITDPADVHYVQTKTPLLTIHTIRDAKSRGKTVWTEHTHESMDLSNGTTALGIAVALGEIDMPTDADVMHNRELYSSVASCSSGVELDQAQVVVVGNARGVGGRYRIGHGVMKDALDSDGIWDAIRSAGLELPERPHPSDLDGKLVNVFLKCEVSQDGVVRGRRNAMLDDSDVHWHRQIKATVGGVTAAVTGDPAVFVSVSAAHQGPDGGGPVAAIVDLG; via the coding sequence TTGCCTGACGCCATTGAAGTACGCAAGGTCCCGATTCTGAACGTCAGCGACGCGTCGGGCCTCGCCCAGCTCATCGACGACAAGATCATCGACGCCGACCGGGTGATCGCCGTGATCGGCAAGACCGAGGGCAACGGCGGCGTCAACGACTACACCCGGATCATCGCCGACCGGGCGTTCCGCGAGGTGCTGGTCGAGAAGGGCACCCGCAGCGCCGACGAGGTCAAGCAGATCCCGATCGTGTGGTCCGGCGGCACCGACGGTGTGCTCTCGCCGCACGCGACCGTGTTCGCGACGATCCCTCGCGGCGAGGAGGAGAAGACCGACGAGCCGCGGCTGACCGTCGGCTTCGCGATGAGCGAGGTGCTGCAGCCCGAGGACATCGGCCGTGTCGCGATGGTCGAGAAGGTCGCCGCCGCGGTGAAGGTCGCGATGGAGCGGGCGGGCATCACCGACCCCGCCGACGTGCACTACGTCCAGACGAAGACGCCGCTGCTGACGATCCACACGATCCGGGACGCCAAGAGCCGCGGCAAGACCGTCTGGACCGAGCACACCCACGAGTCGATGGACCTCTCCAACGGCACCACCGCACTGGGTATCGCGGTCGCGCTCGGCGAAATCGACATGCCGACCGACGCGGACGTCATGCACAACCGCGAGCTCTACTCGTCGGTGGCGTCCTGCTCCTCCGGCGTCGAGCTCGACCAGGCCCAGGTCGTCGTCGTCGGCAACGCCCGGGGCGTCGGTGGGCGCTACCGGATCGGGCACGGCGTCATGAAGGACGCGCTGGACTCCGACGGCATCTGGGACGCGATCCGGTCCGCGGGCCTGGAGCTGCCCGAGCGTCCGCACCCGAGCGACCTCGACGGGAAGCTCGTCAACGTGTTCCTCAAGTGCGAGGTGTCGCAGGACGGTGTGGTCCGCGGGCGCCGCAACGCGATGCTCGACGACTCCGACGTGCACTGGCACCGCCAGATCAAGGCCACGGTCGGCGGTGTCACCGCGGCGGTGACCGGCGACCCGGCCGTGTTCGTGTCGGTGTCCGCCGCCCACCAGGGCCCGGACGGCGGCGGCCCGGTCGCCGCGATCGTGGACCTCGGCTGA